A stretch of Gorilla gorilla gorilla isolate KB3781 chromosome 9, NHGRI_mGorGor1-v2.1_pri, whole genome shotgun sequence DNA encodes these proteins:
- the SRSF8 gene encoding serine/arginine-rich splicing factor 8, with protein sequence MSCGRPPPDVDGMITLKVDNLTYRTSPDSLRRVFEKYGRVGDVYIPREPHTKAPRGFAFVRFHDRRDAQDAEAAMDGAELDGRELRVQVARYGRRDLPRSRQGEPRGRSRGGGYGRRSRSYGRRSRSPRRRHRSRSRGPSCSRSRSRSRYRGSRYSRSPYSRSPYSRSRYSRSPYSRSRYRESRYGGSHYSSSGYSNSRYSRYHSSRSHSKSGSSTSSRSASTSKSSSARRSKSSSVSRSRSRSRSSSMTRSPPRVSKRKSKSRSRSKRPPKSPEEEGQMSS encoded by the coding sequence ATGAGCTGCGGCCGCCCCCCTCCCGACGTGGACGGCATGATCACCCTCAAGGTGGACAACCTGACCTACCGCACCTCTCCCGACAGCTTGAGGCGCGTGTTCGAGAAGTACGGGCGCGTTGGCGACGTGTACATCCCGCGGGAGCCCCACACCAAGGCGCCCCGGGGCTTCGCCTTCGTCCGCTTTCACGACCGGCGCGACGCCCAAGACGCCGAGGCCGCCATGGACGGGGCGGAGCTGGACGGACGCGAGCTGCGGGTGCAGGTGGCGCGCTATGGCCGCCGGGACCTGCCTCGCAGCCGCCAGGGAGAGCCACGCGGCAGGTCCAGAGGCGGCGGCTACGGACGGCGGAGCCGCAGCTACGGGCGGCGGAGCCGCAGCCCCAGGCGGCGACACCGCAGCCGATCCCggggtcccagctgctccaggtcCCGCAGCCGATCTCGCTATAGGGGTTCTCGCTATAGCCGGTCTCCCTACAGCCGATCTCCTTACAGCCGGTCGCGCTACAGCCGCTCTCCCTACAGCAGATCTCGCTACAGGGAATCTCGCTACGGCGGATCTCACTACAGCTCATCTGGTTACAGTAACTCTCGCTACAGCCGATATCACAGCAGCCGGTCTCACTCGAAGTCTGGGTCCTCCACTAGCTCTCGCTCTGCATCAACCTCCAAATCGAGCTCTGCGCGACGATCCAAGTCCTCCTCGGTCTCCAGGTCTCGCTCGCGGTCCAGGTCTTCATCTATGACCAGGAGTCCTCCCCGGGTATCCAAGAGGAAATCCAAGTCAAGGTCGCGATCCAAGAGGCCCCCCAAGTCTCCTGAAGAGGAAGGACAGATGTCCTCTTAA
- the KDM4F gene encoding probable lysine-specific demethylase 4F yields the protein MKSVHSSPQNTSHTIMTFYPTMEEFTDFNKYVAYMESQGAHRAGLAKVIPPKEWKARKTYDDIEDILIATPLQQVTSGQAGVFTQYHKKKKAMTVGKYRHLANSKKYQTPPHQSFADLEQQYWKSHPGNPPIYGADISSSLFEESTKQWNLGHLGTILDLLEQECGVVIEGVNTPYLYFGMWKTTFAWHTEDMDLYSINYLHFGEPKTWYVVPPEHGQRLECLARELFPGNSRGCDGFLRHKVALISPTVLKKNGIPFNRMTQEAGEFMVTFPYGYHAGFNHGFNCAEAINFATPRWIDYGKVASQCSCGEARVTFSMDAFVRVLQPESYELWKHRQDLTVVDYMEPRVAESQEPSNWREDIALRRAALGLRHLRNHITSCPTRTVAPRLCYNPKGGGTDAVPGSAIQTLETSAWVLPPSTGRGGPCRGCGRGRGRGRGRGRRPRELGTEETTVQSAAKRRPSVGTGSRAPGRKPQLQFANEALTDKPAPLSGGLPHFAKASGCCCAPDLQPLGPPLDPDEPMHPGPCLLSLDSTASSLPLVVPMTPPSVTVPLITLSGDTGGDWKSPVNLAKVVAMDHSYASRVPVPTKFSRISWAPDSSAGAKARQRYATEFGDIFLQCMINPLDPWLLNMVSNVK from the coding sequence ATGAAGTCTGTGCACTCCAGTCCCCAGAACACAAGTCATACCATCATGACGTTTTACCCAACCATGGAAGAATTtacagatttcaacaaatatgttgcTTACATGGAGTCCCAAGGCGCACACCGAGCTGGCCTCGCCAAGGTAATTCCACCCAAGGAATGGAAAGCCAGAAAGACTTATGATGATATCGAAGACATCTTAATAGCCACTCCCCTCCAGCAGGTGACCTCTGGGCAGGCAGGTGTGTTTACTCAAtaccataaaaagaagaaagccatGACCGTGGGGAAGTATCGCCACTTGGCAAACAGTAAAAAATATCAGACTCCACCACACCAGAGTTTCGCAGATTTGGAGCAACAATACTGGAAGAGCCATCCCGGTAATCCACCAATTTATGGTGCTGATATCAGCAGCTCCTTAtttgaagaaagcactaaacaatGGAACCTAGGACACCTGGGAACAATTCTGGACCTGTTGGAGCAGGAATGTGGGGTTGTCATCGAGGGTGTCAACACACCCTACCTGTACTTTGGCATGTGGAAGACCACGTTTGCTTGGCACACGGAGGACATGGACCTTTACAGCATCAACTACCTGCACTTTGGGGAGCCCAAAACTTGGTACGTGGTGCCCCCAGAACATGGTCAGCGCCTGGAATGCCTGGCCAGGGAGCTCTTCCCAGGCAATTCCCGGGGCTGTGATGGCTTCCTGCGGCACAAAGTGGCCCTCATCTCGCCTACAGTTCTCAAAAAGAATGGGATCCCCTTCAATCGcatgactcaggaggctggagagtTCATGGTGACCTTTCCCTATGGCTACCATGCTGGCTTCAATCACGGCTTCAACTGCGCAGAGGCCATCAACTTTGCCACTCCACGATGGATTGATTATGGTAAAGTGGCTTCACAGTGTAGCTGCGGGGAGGCGAGAGTGACCTTTTCCATGGATGCCTTCGTGCGCGTCCTGCAACCAGAGAGCTATGAGCTCTGGAAACACAGGCAAGACTTGACTGTTGTGGATTACATGGAGCCCAGGGTTGCAGAAAGCCAAGAGCCGAGCAACTGGAGGGAGGACATAGCACTTAGGAGAGCTGCTCTGGGCCTGAGGCATCTCAGGAACCACATAACCAGCTGTCCCACACGGACTGTGGCCCCAAGGCTCTGTTACAACCCAAAGGGCGGTGGTACCGATGCTGTGCCTGGATCTGCAATCCAAACCCTGGAGACGTCAGCCTGGGTTCTTCCCCCTTCCACTGGCAGGGGGGGTCCTTGTCGTGGCTGTGGTCGTGGTCGAGGTCGTGGTCGAGGCCGTGGTCGTCGTCCTCGAGAACTGGGGACTGAGGAGACAACTGTTCAGTCTGCAGCTAAGAGGCGCCCCTCAGTGGGGACAGGGAGCAGAGCTCCAGGCCGCAAACCTCAGCTCCAGTTCGCCAATGAAGCTTTGACAGACAAACCCGCACCTTTGAGCGGTGGCCTTCCGCATTTTGCCAAGGCTTCTGGCTGCTGTTGTGCCCCTGATCTTCAACCCCTGGGGCCCCCACTGGATCCTGATGAACCCATGCACCCTGGCCCCTGCCTGCTATCCCTCGACAGCACTGCTAGTAGTCTTCCTCTTGTTGTCCCTATGACTCCTCCCAGTGTCACTGTGCCTTTGATTACATTGTCCGGGGACACTGGTGGAGACTGGAAATCCCCGGTGAATCTGGCCAAGGTTGTAGCAATGGACCATTCTTATGCCTCTAGGGTTCCGGTCCCAACAAAGTTTTCCAGGATCTCCTGGGCCCCTGACTCATCTGCTGGGGCTAAAGCCAGACAGAGATACGCCACTGAATTTGGAGATATTTTCCTCCAATGCATGATCAATCCTCTGGACCCATGGCTATTGAATATGGTGTCAAATGTCAAGTGA